In Nocardioides conyzicola, one genomic interval encodes:
- the purQ gene encoding phosphoribosylformylglycinamidine synthase subunit PurQ yields the protein MKVGVVTFPGSLDEVDAQRAVTIGGHTAVPLWHGDHDLQGVDAVILPGGFSYGDYLRCGAISRFSPVMAEVIEAAGKGMPVLGICNGFQILCESHLLPGALIRNDHRKFVCRDQRLRIENTSTPWTSSYAEGAAITIVLKNGEGGFVADTETLDRLEGEGRVVARYLDVNPNGSLRDIAGISNERGNVVGLMPHPEHAVEDLTGAGTDGLGFFTGLVEHAFA from the coding sequence GTGAAGGTCGGGGTCGTCACCTTCCCCGGCTCGCTCGACGAGGTCGACGCGCAGCGCGCCGTCACCATCGGTGGCCACACGGCTGTCCCGCTCTGGCACGGCGACCACGACCTCCAGGGCGTGGATGCCGTCATCCTCCCGGGTGGCTTCTCGTACGGCGACTACCTGCGCTGCGGCGCCATCTCGCGGTTCTCGCCGGTGATGGCGGAGGTCATCGAGGCCGCGGGCAAGGGGATGCCGGTCCTCGGCATCTGCAACGGCTTCCAGATCCTCTGCGAGTCCCACCTGCTGCCGGGCGCGCTGATCCGCAACGACCACCGCAAGTTCGTCTGCCGTGACCAGCGCCTGCGCATCGAGAACACCAGCACGCCCTGGACCTCGTCGTACGCCGAGGGCGCCGCGATCACCATCGTCCTCAAGAACGGCGAGGGCGGGTTCGTCGCCGACACCGAGACCCTCGACCGGCTCGAGGGCGAGGGTCGGGTCGTGGCGCGCTACCTCGACGTGAACCCCAACGGATCGCTGCGCGACATCGCCGGGATCAGCAACGAGCGGGGCAACGTGGTCGGCCTGATGCCGCACCCCGAGCACGCCGTCGAGGACCTCACCGGCGCCGGCACCGACGGCCTGGGCTTCTTCACCGGACTCGTCGAGCACGCCTTCGCATGA
- a CDS encoding DUF3817 domain-containing protein, with product MTPLKTFRIVAIAEAITWALLLTGMVLKYSDVTELGVRVFGMVHGVVFVAYCLTTVLVAVDQRWSTGRLLLGLAASVPPFFTVLFDRYAERSGALADSWRLTSTEPTRRLDRPVAWLLRNPVRGVLAGLVAVAALTGVALLVGPPAG from the coding sequence ATGACCCCGCTGAAGACCTTCCGCATCGTTGCGATCGCCGAGGCGATCACCTGGGCGCTGCTGCTCACCGGCATGGTCCTGAAGTACTCCGACGTCACCGAGCTCGGGGTCCGCGTCTTCGGCATGGTGCACGGCGTCGTCTTCGTCGCCTACTGCCTGACCACGGTCCTGGTCGCGGTCGACCAGCGCTGGTCGACCGGCCGCCTGCTGCTCGGCCTGGCGGCCTCGGTGCCGCCGTTCTTCACCGTGCTCTTCGACCGGTACGCCGAGCGGAGCGGCGCGCTCGCCGACAGCTGGCGGCTCACCTCCACCGAGCCGACCCGTCGGCTCGACCGGCCGGTGGCCTGGCTGCTGCGCAACCCGGTCCGCGGCGTGCTCGCCGGCCTGGTCGCCGTGGCCGCACTGACCGGGGTCGCGCTGCTGGTCGGACCGCCTGCCGGCTAG